A section of the Campylobacter lanienae NCTC 13004 genome encodes:
- a CDS encoding RNA polymerase factor sigma-54 yields the protein MKLSQKLTTKAKLNQTLRSWLPILQASSDELKETLEPFLEKNPFAQIEPNPKSRSLNFYNDLYKTSISDTIESSIVYKESLYEKLYKQIDDRLFPSKRSKEIANLIIESISDEGYFEWDDEKFANFAKDEVERIRARFAYLEPVGVGAVDYKESFIFQLNDLCDDDEIYKLCVEIIENFENISKFTKRKNYDIAMNIIKKFKNPPAIEYMDNEMLVVPDIFVYDSDNGIEVAINDEFYPHIHIDTEGVDEKSEFVSSKIKEAKDLIDALEMRKSTLHKIGLMIIEYQYDYFFGGDIKPMKLKDIAEDLGRNPSTISRAIQNKYLSSKRGIVPLKNFFAAAASQEVSNAAIKEFLLNLIKNENRAKPLSDEAILAKIEDEFNIKLVRRTITKYRKMLNIASSSERKKLYAIQG from the coding sequence ATGAAACTATCTCAAAAACTCACTACTAAAGCTAAATTAAATCAAACTTTACGAAGTTGGTTGCCGATTTTACAGGCTTCTAGTGATGAGCTTAAAGAGACATTGGAGCCATTTTTAGAAAAAAACCCATTTGCTCAAATCGAGCCAAACCCAAAAAGCAGATCATTAAATTTCTATAACGACCTATACAAAACCAGCATAAGCGATACTATAGAATCAAGCATTGTCTATAAAGAGAGTCTTTATGAGAAGTTATATAAGCAAATTGATGATAGATTATTTCCATCTAAAAGATCAAAAGAGATAGCAAATTTAATCATTGAGTCTATTAGCGATGAGGGGTATTTTGAGTGGGATGATGAGAAATTTGCGAATTTCGCTAAAGATGAAGTGGAGAGAATCCGAGCTAGATTTGCCTATTTAGAGCCTGTGGGTGTCGGAGCTGTGGATTATAAAGAGAGCTTTATATTTCAGCTTAATGATCTTTGTGATGATGATGAGATATATAAACTTTGTGTTGAGATTATTGAAAATTTTGAAAATATTAGTAAATTCACAAAACGCAAAAACTACGATATCGCTATGAATATAATCAAAAAATTCAAAAACCCTCCAGCTATCGAGTATATGGATAATGAGATGTTGGTTGTCCCTGATATTTTTGTTTATGATAGTGATAATGGTATAGAAGTGGCGATTAATGATGAGTTTTATCCGCATATCCATATAGATACAGAAGGGGTGGATGAAAAGAGCGAGTTTGTATCTAGCAAAATCAAAGAAGCGAAAGATCTAATTGATGCTTTAGAGATGCGTAAATCCACACTTCATAAAATTGGTTTAATGATAATAGAGTATCAATACGACTACTTTTTTGGTGGCGATATAAAGCCGATGAAATTAAAAGATATTGCTGAGGATTTAGGTAGAAATCCATCTACAATTAGCCGTGCTATCCAAAATAAATATCTAAGCTCAAAGCGTGGAATCGTCCCGCTTAAAAACTTCTTTGCAGCTGCAGCTTCTCAAGAGGTTTCAAATGCTGCTATTAAGGAATTTTTATTAAATTTAATTAAAAATGAAAATAGGGCTAAGCCACTTAGTGATGAGGCGATTTTGGCTAAGATTGAAGATGAATTTAATATCAAGCTAGTTAGAAGAACAATAACCAAATATCGCAAAATGCTAAATATAGCTAGCTCAAGCGAACGCAAAAAATTATACGCAATTCAAGGATAA
- the aroB gene encoding 3-dehydroquinate synthase gives MQIDINLDKNSYKVYIDELSKLKFKGKVAIITNSKVGGLYLNDILSIIEADEKYVITIADGEEYKNLATIEDILEQLFVSRLDRSSTIIALGGGVISDMGGFTASIYERGIDFIAIPTTLLAQVDASVGGKTGVNNKFGKNLIGSFYQPKAVYCESRFLKSLPKREFAAGIAEAIKMAIMFDREFFEFFESCDINNQDDLTKIIKRCVELKAMVVSQDEREKGLRAVLNYGHTFAHVIENELNYKGLLHGEAVAIGINMANRLAVNLGLLSVKEFDRIENLLIKFDLPTKYKIKDENAFYNAFSLDKKSENSVIKFILPNGIGKNLIKSDISKERVLEVLGLFK, from the coding sequence ATGCAAATTGATATAAATTTAGACAAAAATAGCTACAAAGTATATATAGATGAGCTTTCTAAGCTTAAATTCAAAGGCAAAGTCGCAATCATCACAAATTCCAAAGTCGGTGGATTATACCTAAATGATATCTTATCAATAATTGAAGCTGATGAGAAGTATGTAATCACCATAGCAGATGGAGAAGAGTATAAAAATTTAGCTACAATCGAAGATATTTTAGAACAGCTTTTTGTAAGTCGCCTGGATCGCTCTAGCACTATAATTGCTCTTGGCGGTGGGGTGATTAGCGATATGGGCGGATTTACGGCTAGTATTTATGAGCGTGGGATTGACTTTATTGCTATCCCTACTACTCTTTTGGCTCAAGTTGATGCTAGTGTGGGTGGCAAAACTGGGGTAAATAATAAATTTGGTAAAAATTTAATCGGTAGTTTTTATCAACCTAAGGCGGTATATTGCGAGAGTAGATTTTTAAAGAGTTTGCCTAAGCGTGAGTTTGCCGCTGGGATCGCTGAGGCGATTAAGATGGCTATTATGTTTGATAGGGAGTTTTTTGAATTTTTTGAGAGTTGTGATATAAATAATCAAGATGATTTAACCAAAATTATCAAACGATGCGTTGAGTTAAAAGCTATGGTAGTTAGCCAAGATGAGCGTGAAAAGGGGCTTAGAGCGGTGTTAAATTATGGACATACCTTTGCTCATGTGATAGAAAATGAGCTAAATTACAAGGGGCTTTTACACGGCGAAGCGGTGGCTATAGGGATAAATATGGCAAATAGATTAGCGGTAAATTTAGGGCTTTTGAGTGTTAAGGAATTTGATAGGATAGAGAATTTATTAATCAAATTTGATCTACCAACAAAGTATAAAATCAAAGATGAAAACGCATTTTATAATGCATTTAGTCTAGATAAGAAGAGTGAAAATAGCGTGATTAAATTCATCCTACCTAATGGAATTGGCAAAAATCTTATAAAAAGTGATATTTCTAAAGAGCGAGTATTAGAAGTTTTAGGGCTATTTAAATGA
- a CDS encoding mechanosensitive ion channel domain-containing protein yields the protein MSKIIKILLFLALSLMAEESQISILNENINRLDATLKGNIWLIKYANYNTYQNLLLELEQAQNQLKNMDKSTQNYEETSSRVASLKEQIELLKEYERSPFQNMLAVPDVEEEYKITNPIAIIGGFSYIKRLKGQKAEYYSRLAQLEVAIDILSKKQNLLQEIYDLNKTTPNYANLVEINRTLSEFNIAKEIATTTFGVYQTRLDETISRATDSLTSQIKETLTIFLTILIVILIGFLLKFTAKKYLSDNQRFYTINKFINVINFTIIIFILLFAYIENVSYIVTILGFASAGLAIAMKDMFMSLLGWSVIIFGGTFHVGDRIRVRYQNSDYVGDIIDISLLRMTIYEDITLTTYKINRRSGRIIFIPNNYIFTELIANYTHSGMKTVWDGIDIMLSYDSNHKKAMHIIKNIARKYSKGYTDIAKQQMNKLRDQYNIKNTNVEPRIFSFFEPYGINISVWYMNNSYGTLALRSTISAEIIEALNAENDIKIAYPTQTLFMGRHFGKIENRQLEFNKENLD from the coding sequence ATGAGTAAAATTATAAAAATTTTGCTATTTTTAGCTCTCTCTTTAATGGCTGAGGAGAGTCAAATTTCGATACTAAATGAGAATATAAATAGATTAGACGCAACTCTAAAAGGCAATATCTGGCTGATAAAATATGCCAATTACAACACATATCAAAATCTTCTTTTGGAGTTAGAACAGGCTCAAAATCAGCTAAAAAATATGGATAAATCTACTCAAAATTATGAAGAAACTAGTAGTAGAGTAGCTAGTTTAAAAGAGCAAATAGAGCTATTAAAAGAGTATGAGAGATCCCCGTTTCAAAATATGCTAGCCGTGCCAGATGTAGAAGAGGAGTATAAGATCACAAATCCGATTGCTATAATCGGTGGATTTTCATATATTAAGCGTTTAAAAGGTCAAAAAGCTGAGTATTATAGCCGTTTAGCGCAACTTGAGGTGGCGATAGATATCCTTAGTAAAAAGCAAAATTTACTTCAAGAGATCTATGATCTTAACAAAACAACGCCAAATTACGCAAATTTAGTTGAGATTAATAGAACTTTAAGTGAATTTAATATCGCCAAAGAGATTGCCACTACTACATTTGGAGTATATCAAACTAGATTAGATGAGACAATTAGCCGTGCTACTGATAGCCTAACTTCACAGATCAAAGAGACTTTAACTATATTTTTAACAATTCTTATTGTGATTTTGATCGGATTTTTGCTTAAATTTACAGCGAAAAAATATCTAAGTGATAATCAAAGATTTTACACCATAAATAAATTTATAAATGTGATAAACTTTACTATCATAATATTTATTTTACTCTTTGCCTATATAGAAAATGTCAGCTATATAGTTACTATTTTAGGTTTTGCTTCGGCTGGTTTGGCTATTGCTATGAAAGATATGTTTATGAGTTTGCTTGGGTGGAGTGTGATTATCTTTGGTGGGACATTTCATGTGGGCGATAGAATTCGTGTAAGATACCAAAATAGCGATTATGTGGGAGATATTATAGATATTAGTTTGCTTAGGATGACGATATATGAAGATATCACCCTTACAACTTATAAGATAAATCGCAGAAGTGGTAGGATTATATTTATACCAAATAACTATATATTTACAGAACTCATTGCCAACTACACTCACAGCGGTATGAAAACCGTATGGGATGGGATTGATATAATGCTAAGTTATGATAGCAATCACAAAAAAGCGATGCATATAATCAAAAATATAGCAAGAAAGTATTCAAAAGGCTACACAGATATAGCCAAACAACAGATGAATAAGCTTAGAGATCAATACAATATCAAAAATACAAATGTAGAGCCTAGAATATTTAGCTTTTTTGAGCCTTATGGGATTAATATTAGTGTTTGGTATATGAATAACTCATATGGCACACTAGCTCTTAGAAGCACGATTAGCGCCGAGATAATAGAGGCTTTAAATGCTGAAAATGATATCAAAATCGCATATCCTACTCAAACTCTATTTATGGGAAGGCACTTTGGTAAAATCGAAAATAGACAATTAGAATTTAATAAGGAAAATTTAGATTGA
- the mtaB gene encoding tRNA (N(6)-L-threonylcarbamoyladenosine(37)-C(2))-methylthiotransferase MtaB, translating to MRVYFKTFGCRTNIYDTELLKSYIKNYEIINDESLADIIVVNSCTVTNGADSGVRNYINSMRNSGKKVVLTGCGAVSKGLELYKNSAIFGVLGASNKDKIDEMLSKNEPFYELGDLNFIDKNIVSNYENHTKAFIKIQEGCDFSCSYCIIPSVRGLSRSIDESVILNEARILANNGYSEIVLTGTNIGSYGKGSSTTLGKLLSNLGKINGIKRIRLGSIEPSQIDESFKEILREPWLERHLHIALQHTSQDMLTIMNRRNRALRDLDLFCELSSMGFALGTDFIVGHPGETPKIWDEALENFIKFPLTHIHAFIFSPRSGTKSATMAIDVDPKTAKERLKTLQNIVAKNNLKFRLENCDKPLEVLVEKSCDENLYEGWDQYYNKIKIKSDKNISKEWINIKNYEITQDFNYAQI from the coding sequence TTGAGAGTATATTTTAAAACATTTGGATGTCGCACAAATATCTATGATACCGAGCTTTTAAAAAGCTATATTAAAAATTATGAGATTATAAATGATGAGAGCTTAGCTGATATAATTGTGGTTAATTCATGTACAGTTACCAATGGCGCTGATAGCGGAGTAAGAAACTATATAAATAGTATGCGAAATAGTGGTAAAAAGGTTGTTTTGACAGGTTGTGGGGCAGTTAGCAAGGGTTTGGAGTTATATAAAAATTCAGCTATTTTTGGTGTTTTGGGGGCGAGTAATAAAGATAAAATTGATGAGATGTTAAGTAAAAATGAGCCATTTTATGAGCTTGGTGATCTAAATTTCATTGACAAAAATATAGTAAGCAACTATGAAAATCACACTAAAGCCTTTATCAAAATTCAAGAGGGCTGTGATTTCTCTTGTAGTTATTGTATTATCCCAAGTGTGCGTGGTCTTAGCAGAAGTATCGATGAGAGCGTGATATTAAATGAGGCTAGAATTTTAGCAAATAATGGATATAGCGAAATTGTCTTAACTGGGACAAATATCGGTAGCTATGGCAAAGGTAGCTCTACTACTCTTGGCAAGTTATTATCAAATCTTGGTAAAATCAATGGAATTAAGCGAATTCGCCTTGGTAGCATTGAGCCTAGTCAGATTGATGAGAGCTTTAAAGAGATATTGCGTGAGCCGTGGTTAGAGCGGCATTTGCATATTGCGCTTCAACATACTAGCCAAGATATGCTAACTATAATGAATAGGCGAAATAGGGCGCTTAGAGATCTGGATCTATTTTGCGAGCTTAGCTCAATGGGCTTTGCGCTTGGGACTGATTTTATCGTTGGACATCCTGGTGAAACGCCAAAAATATGGGATGAAGCCTTAGAAAATTTCATCAAATTCCCACTTACTCATATCCACGCTTTTATATTTAGTCCAAGAAGCGGGACAAAATCAGCCACAATGGCTATAGATGTAGATCCTAAAACCGCTAAAGAGAGATTAAAAACCCTCCAAAATATAGTAGCTAAAAATAATCTTAAATTTAGGCTAGAAAATTGCGATAAGCCTTTAGAGGTGCTAGTAGAAAAAAGCTGTGATGAGAATCTATATGAGGGCTGGGATCAATACTATAATAAGATAAAAATCAAAAGTGATAAAAATATATCAAAAGAGTGGATAAATATCAAAAATTATGAGATTACACAGGATTTTAACTATGCTCAAATTTAA
- a CDS encoding AAA family ATPase: protein MLKFNQIKLSKINKKSAIVIASVILILLFVIAIFRSMPSQITLLEYDNYLQAGAIKSAIIDSNEVIIKTENKSFIIPKEMINLNELGQKVVVEMSGNSSFLWVILILIIFGVMVFAVFKFIPKIAKLESKNTNTQLAQDIANQITPVVSNISFNDVAGIKDVKSELIEIVDFLKNPTKYTNLGIKMPKGLLMIGPPGVGKTLIAKAVAGEANVPFFYQSGANFVQIYAGMGAKRVRELFSMAKTYAPSIIFIDEIDAVGKARGGNRSDEREATLNQLLTEMDGFLSSSGVVVIAATNKIEMMDEALLRSGRFDRRVFVGLPDISDRKDILKIYLNDKKHNIDIDLIARNTTGFSGAALATLVNEAAINALRNSRDIISNEDFKAVENRVIDGKKHLHSLTKSEKQIQAIYQSAKALMAEFYGINYNQISLLSDKFGLSDSYLSSKSDLLGLIRVHLAGISALNLIKGELYTNSKDDLKIAKNIAKEMLDEYFMGEKIIPSDDELGKLLDQIYIEVDDLVAKMRSEIELLAQFLIDNESASKADVMMIIQRINGD, encoded by the coding sequence ATGCTCAAATTTAATCAAATTAAACTATCTAAAATCAATAAAAAATCAGCCATAGTCATTGCTAGCGTGATTTTAATATTGCTATTTGTAATTGCGATATTTCGCTCAATGCCTAGCCAAATCACGCTATTAGAGTATGATAATTATCTTCAAGCTGGTGCTATAAAAAGCGCTATAATTGATAGCAATGAAGTGATAATAAAAACAGAAAATAAGAGCTTTATCATCCCAAAAGAGATGATAAACCTAAATGAATTAGGCCAAAAAGTAGTTGTAGAGATGAGTGGTAATAGCTCATTTTTGTGGGTTATTTTGATTTTAATTATATTTGGCGTGATGGTATTTGCGGTGTTTAAGTTTATACCAAAAATAGCCAAACTAGAATCTAAAAATACAAACACTCAATTAGCCCAAGATATCGCAAATCAAATCACGCCTGTGGTATCAAATATCTCATTTAATGATGTTGCTGGCATAAAGGATGTTAAGAGTGAGTTGATTGAGATAGTTGATTTTTTAAAAAATCCAACCAAATATACAAATTTAGGCATCAAAATGCCAAAAGGGCTTTTGATGATAGGGCCACCTGGCGTTGGTAAGACCTTGATAGCTAAGGCTGTAGCTGGTGAGGCTAATGTGCCGTTTTTTTACCAAAGTGGTGCTAATTTTGTCCAAATTTATGCTGGGATGGGGGCAAAGCGTGTGCGTGAATTATTTAGCATGGCTAAAACCTACGCTCCAAGCATAATATTTATAGATGAGATTGATGCTGTAGGCAAGGCAAGGGGTGGCAATAGAAGCGATGAGAGAGAGGCGACGCTAAATCAATTGCTTACAGAGATGGATGGATTTTTAAGTAGTAGTGGCGTGGTGGTGATTGCTGCTACAAATAAGATTGAGATGATGGATGAAGCGTTATTAAGAAGTGGTAGATTTGATAGAAGAGTATTTGTAGGTCTGCCTGATATATCAGATAGAAAAGATATACTTAAAATATATTTAAATGACAAAAAGCATAATATCGATATAGATCTCATAGCTAGAAATACAACAGGGTTTAGCGGTGCGGCGCTTGCGACTTTGGTTAATGAAGCGGCTATAAATGCTCTAAGAAATAGTAGGGATATTATAAGCAATGAAGATTTTAAAGCTGTAGAAAATAGGGTAATAGATGGCAAAAAGCATCTCCATAGCTTAACTAAAAGCGAAAAACAAATTCAAGCTATCTATCAATCAGCAAAAGCTCTTATGGCTGAATTTTATGGGATTAATTATAATCAAATTTCGCTACTTAGTGATAAATTTGGTTTAAGTGATTCATATTTAAGCTCTAAAAGCGATCTTTTGGGATTGATAAGAGTTCATTTAGCTGGTATTTCGGCACTAAATTTAATAAAAGGTGAGCTATATACAAACTCCAAAGATGATTTAAAAATCGCTAAAAATATCGCTAAAGAGATGCTAGATGAGTATTTCATGGGTGAAAAGATTATACCAAGTGATGATGAGCTTGGCAAACTTTTAGATCAAATTTATATTGAAGTTGATGATTTGGTGGCTAAAATGCGAAGCGAGATAGAGCTTTTGGCTCAATTTTTGATAGATAATGAATCAGCTAGTAAAGCCGATGTGATGATGATAATACAAAGGATAAATGGTGATTAA
- the mog gene encoding molybdopterin adenylyltransferase — protein sequence MVIKIGVLTLSDRASAGVYADESGIAIQNILKEWIIGEINFTYRVIPDEYDLITANLIQMCEIGCDIIFTTGGTGPALRDVTPEATEKVCQKMLPGFGELMRSVSLKYVPTAILSRQSAGIRDKSLIVNLPGQPKAIKECLEPIFPAIPYCLDLIGASYIECDESKIKVFRPKKK from the coding sequence ATGGTGATTAAAATAGGCGTATTAACCCTAAGTGATAGAGCGAGTGCTGGAGTGTATGCTGATGAGAGTGGCATAGCTATACAAAATATATTAAAAGAGTGGATAATAGGAGAGATAAATTTTACTTATAGAGTGATACCAGATGAGTATGATCTAATCACTGCTAATTTAATTCAGATGTGTGAAATAGGGTGCGATATTATCTTTACTACCGGTGGGACGGGGCCAGCTTTAAGAGATGTTACGCCTGAAGCGACTGAAAAAGTATGCCAAAAGATGCTCCCAGGATTTGGTGAATTGATGCGTAGTGTGAGTTTAAAATATGTCCCAACAGCGATTTTATCACGCCAAAGTGCCGGTATAAGAGATAAGAGTTTAATAGTAAATTTACCCGGCCAACCAAAAGCTATAAAAGAGTGTTTGGAGCCTATTTTTCCAGCGATTCCATACTGCTTGGATCTAATTGGCGCTTCATATATTGAGTGCGATGAGAGCAAAATAAAGGTATTTAGACCTAAAAAGAAGTAG
- the tgt gene encoding tRNA guanosine(34) transglycosylase Tgt, whose translation MEFKIDKISQNARACTIKMAHGIIQTPVFMPVGTLGAIKSLDAVDMSEILDAKIILANTYHLYLRPTSKVVKGFGGLHGFSGFDRNFLTDSGGFQAFSLSHRSKADENGIKFKSHIDGSLHYFTPKSVLDTQYDLGSDIMMILDDLVALPATKERIELSLKRTIKWAKEAEMYHKAQKANGVGAHQNLFGIIQGGTDYKARKECATALCDMDFDGLAIGGLSVGESNEQMYDTVQGVMPYIDPNRPRYLMGVGTPEDLVENVSRGVDMFDCVMPTRNARNGTLFTSFGKLNIKAAAFINDHEPIDNECQCYTCKRYSRGYLNHLYKARELTFFRLASLHNLHYYLNLMKQIREAIMADKFAEFRAKFYAKRA comes from the coding sequence ATGGAATTTAAGATAGATAAAATAAGCCAAAACGCAAGAGCTTGCACCATCAAAATGGCTCACGGCATAATCCAAACTCCAGTGTTTATGCCAGTTGGCACACTTGGAGCGATTAAGAGTCTTGATGCGGTAGATATGAGCGAAATTTTAGACGCTAAGATAATTTTAGCCAATACATATCATCTCTATTTACGCCCTACTAGCAAGGTTGTTAAGGGATTTGGCGGACTTCATGGATTTAGTGGATTTGATAGAAATTTTCTAACTGATAGCGGTGGATTTCAAGCTTTTTCTCTCTCTCATCGCTCTAAGGCTGATGAAAATGGGATTAAATTTAAAAGTCATATAGATGGTAGTTTGCACTATTTTACACCAAAAAGTGTGCTAGATACGCAGTATGATTTAGGCAGTGATATTATGATGATTTTAGATGATTTAGTGGCTCTTCCAGCGACAAAAGAACGCATAGAACTAAGCCTAAAACGCACGATAAAATGGGCTAAAGAGGCTGAAATGTATCACAAAGCTCAAAAAGCAAATGGAGTTGGCGCTCATCAAAATCTCTTTGGTATCATACAAGGCGGGACTGATTATAAAGCTAGAAAAGAGTGCGCTACGGCGCTATGTGATATGGATTTTGATGGATTAGCCATAGGTGGATTAAGTGTGGGTGAGTCAAATGAGCAGATGTATGATACAGTTCAAGGCGTTATGCCATATATCGACCCTAATCGCCCTAGGTATCTAATGGGCGTTGGTACCCCAGAGGATCTAGTAGAAAATGTAAGTCGTGGGGTGGATATGTTTGATTGCGTGATGCCTACAAGAAATGCTAGAAATGGGACTTTATTTACTAGTTTTGGTAAGCTCAATATCAAAGCGGCTGCTTTTATAAATGACCATGAGCCAATCGATAATGAGTGCCAGTGCTATACTTGTAAAAGATACTCTAGGGGCTATCTAAATCATCTATATAAGGCTAGAGAGCTTACATTTTTTAGACTAGCAAGTTTGCATAATCTACACTACTATCTAAATTTAATGAAGCAAATAAGAGAGGCGATAATGGCTGATAAATTTGCTGAGTTTAGGGCTAAATTTTACGCCAAAAGAGCTTAG